The following DNA comes from Chloroflexota bacterium.
ACCATGTTGGCAAACTTGTTTTGGATATCGGCCGGTGTAGTCAAATAAGTCCACAAGACGTTTTCCTTGGTCACATTGGGAGCGTACTGTGCCAGCAAGGCAATGCGGTTTTCGGCCCAAGCCTCCTTAAACTTGAGATTGAGCCATTTCTCATGGCCTCCGTCTTTCAGGTCATAGGGGGCCATCTGGGAGATCAGGCCGGAGCACCTGCCCGGAGGCGCCTGGTAGGGATCATGGATGCTGGGAAAGCAGGCATTGAAACCTGGGCTGGCGGGCATTTGGCCGGTGCGCATGGCCTCCCAGTGCTTTATCAGGTCGCCTGAGCTCTCATAACCCAGGAGGTAGATAAAGGCTTTGTTGATCTGCGGGTCGGACTCGGCTGCCTTGAAGTTGGGAGGCTGAGCCATAGCCAGATGCACATCAAACAGGCTCCACTTTTCCCACTGCCAGATCTTGACCATCTCCAAGAGGTCCTTGTCCAGGTTCTTCTCTCCCACATACTTGAGGAAGGTCTGATGGATATCGATGGTGCTGATGACGGCCTTATCGGCCAGATACTGGGTGCCGTCTTCCAGTTCGACGCCCCTGGCGGCCCCGTTCTCCACTATGATGCGCTTGATCTGGGCGCTGGTACGCACCTGTCCCTTGTTCTCGAAATACCTCTTGAGAAGGGCATTGGAAATCCTGTGGGAGCCTCCGGCCACCAGGCGGTAGGCCGTCGCCCGGTCAAGATAAAGAGGGATGAGATAGCCAACGCCGGACTGGTTATAGTCCAGGCCCCAGTGACAGCAAATGTAGAGCATAAGGGTCCTGACGTGGTCGTTTTCAAACCGCTCCTTCACTGCTTCCTCAGGCGTCTTCTCGGAGAAGGCGGTAACCTTCCGCCCTACCTCTGTCAGATCGAGCTTGGCGGCTTGAAGCGGTGCCGGCACCGACAGAGTAAAGGTAGCTGGAGCGATAAAGGCATCCACCAACTCCCGGAACTCGCGGTGCATCTGGCGATAGCTATCGGCATCTTTCTTGGAGAACTTAGCCATCGAGGCGCAGGTCTTCTCTACATCGGTATAGATACAGAGGCATTTGCCGTCCTTCAGGGGCATGGCCCACTGTAGCTCAGGATGGATATGCTTGACACCGTACTCTTCGAATTTGAAATCCTGGTAAACGGGCGCATAGTCCACCATCATATGGTAGATAGCATGGGTATTGTGGAAGAAATCAGGTAAAGTGACTTCCTCGGTAGCCAGCCCACCACCTACCTCAAACCTCTTCTCCAGAAGCAAGACCTTCTGCCCTGCCTTGCTCAGGTAAGCAGCAGCCTCCAGCCCGTTGGGGCCACCCCCGATAATTATGAAATCATACTTCTGTGCCATTTACCTCTCCTTAAGTTACGTTTTCACCGTATACCACAAGGATAACACCAGAAACATCATTTCTTCGCCGATTGCTGTACTTTCTTCCTTACCTCCCAGAGTTTCTGCAGCAAAGAATCTGGCTCTTCCTTCCCCTTCTCCTCCCAAGGCTTGCCCAAGCCCAGGTCATTGGCAATGATCTTATAGCAGTTGTACGACTCAGCGGACCCGGCGTTGGATCCCACATGCCAGCATCCCCCGGTGGCATAAAGGTTCTTTACCGGGGTCCTGTGGTTAGCTAGTTCTGGAGTCGGCCTGTTGGCCTGCATCTGGTACACCGGATGATCGATGCCAGCCATGGTCCCGTTGGGTCCCAGGTTCTTCATTCGCAGATTGTCGTAGGGGCTGTTGGTATCAACGCCGATAACATTGTCCCAGGTCATGTTGGGTGCATACTGTTGCCATACGCTGATCAACTCGTTGGCATAGCGCTTCTTGATTTCCAGCCACTCCTTCTCGCTGTAGCGTGTGACAGGCGGCGCAAGCTGCTCTGTTTGGGCTACATGCTTCCCCGGCGGGGCGAAGGAGGGGTCAACAAGGCTGTGACACGTAACTGTTGGGCAGTAGTCCTCCAGCGGTGGCCACTCCAGTAGCTTCTCGTACATGCATTCCCTGGCGATGTGTATGGGATCGGGGTCTGGCTGTAACCCCAGCCAGAGGCAATCGTGTATGTCAGGGTTGAAGGCCTCAGCCTTATACCGTGGTGCATCGTGCAAAGCAAAGACATACCACATCAAGCAGCCGAAGTTAGCCTCCAGCAACTCAATCCGTTTCGCCGTGATCTCGTCCAGATACTCCTTACCTACCAGGTCGAAGCAGAGCTGCCAGGGACTCAGGCCAGCGCTGACCACGATCTTTCTGGCGGCTATCTGGCTGCCGTCGGTGAGCCGGATGCCGGTAGCTGCGCCGTTCTCGATCAAAATCTTGTCAACGTCAGCGTGGGTAAAGAACTTACAGCCATTCTGCACCAGTATCTGGTGTGCAGCATGAGCTACCTGATGGGTGCCCCCTCTGATGAAGCCTATGATGGGGAGCTGGAGTGCCATCCCCAATGCGTTGATTCCATCTCCAGGCTGGTTGATATCGGTGACCGATGAAACGGCGAATCTGAGGATGCAGGACTGTAGTTCCGGGCTCTCCCACCACTCCTTCGCCATGCGCAGAGTGCTGGCAGCCATTACCAACTGGTCGGGAATGAAGCCGGCTTCGACGAGCTTGCCAGCCAGGGCCATCTGCCTCTCCATGAACTCTGGGGCAAGGCGCATCTCGGCCGGATTGAATAGCGTATCCATCTGCACATTTTGCCACTCGTCGCTTCGCTCTAGAGCTGACATCCTCAGCCACGCCTCAGCATCTTTCTTGGAAAATCGGGCAATCTCCCTGGCACTGCGCTCCTGCTCGGGGTCGAACTTATCGCTGTAGATGGCGAGGCAGGTCTCGTTGTCTCTAAAGACGAAGCCATCGCTGCACAAATGCTGCTCCCACTGGGCACCGTAGTCCCAGAAATCGGGGAAATCACGCCACACAGGCGCGTAATACCAGGGAAAGATGATGTTGGCGTGGTCGTTTCCCCGGAAACCGGGTGCCGACATCTCCTCCGTGGCCAGGCACCCCCCAATCTCGTGCCTTCTTTCAAATATGCCGACGCTCATGCCCCCATACTTGATGAGATACATAGCCAGCAGCAACCCCTTGTTTCCACCTCCGACTATCACTGCATCATACGTTGCATCAGCCATTAAACCTCCTTCACAAGATCCTCATATCCGGGATTTCCCATTCGAACTCCTAACCATGGCATGCTGCGCCGCATCGCCACTTGACCCTAATGATGACATTCTCTCCCTCTGATTGTCAATTGACTTGTGTGGTGCTGTTGGACTGGTGCCGAGCGTTTGTACAGTGCCATAACACCGAATCTTCGTCTGTGGGATGTTTGTCAGGTGGTGATTGTTGCTGTGGGACTTGTCTTCACATCGGCGTTTTAGCATGTACTCTTGGACGAGTGTTTTGATATTAGTAGCGAAGAGGGAGATTTGGTGAAGTTAATGGGTAAGGGATCGCTTTCCATGCCTTTGGGGCCAGGGCCAGCTTGAAAGTGGGCCATCCTGGTCTCGAACCAGGGACCTCAGTCTTATCAGGACTGCGCTCTAACCTGCTGAGCTAA
Coding sequences within:
- a CDS encoding NAD(P)/FAD-dependent oxidoreductase, with product MAQKYDFIIIGGGPNGLEAAAYLSKAGQKVLLLEKRFEVGGGLATEEVTLPDFFHNTHAIYHMMVDYAPVYQDFKFEEYGVKHIHPELQWAMPLKDGKCLCIYTDVEKTCASMAKFSKKDADSYRQMHREFRELVDAFIAPATFTLSVPAPLQAAKLDLTEVGRKVTAFSEKTPEEAVKERFENDHVRTLMLYICCHWGLDYNQSGVGYLIPLYLDRATAYRLVAGGSHRISNALLKRYFENKGQVRTSAQIKRIIVENGAARGVELEDGTQYLADKAVISTIDIHQTFLKYVGEKNLDKDLLEMVKIWQWEKWSLFDVHLAMAQPPNFKAAESDPQINKAFIYLLGYESSGDLIKHWEAMRTGQMPASPGFNACFPSIHDPYQAPPGRCSGLISQMAPYDLKDGGHEKWLNLKFKEAWAENRIALLAQYAPNVTKENVLWTYLTTPADIQNKFANMV
- a CDS encoding NAD(P)/FAD-dependent oxidoreductase, yielding MADATYDAVIVGGGNKGLLLAMYLIKYGGMSVGIFERRHEIGGCLATEEMSAPGFRGNDHANIIFPWYYAPVWRDFPDFWDYGAQWEQHLCSDGFVFRDNETCLAIYSDKFDPEQERSAREIARFSKKDAEAWLRMSALERSDEWQNVQMDTLFNPAEMRLAPEFMERQMALAGKLVEAGFIPDQLVMAASTLRMAKEWWESPELQSCILRFAVSSVTDINQPGDGINALGMALQLPIIGFIRGGTHQVAHAAHQILVQNGCKFFTHADVDKILIENGAATGIRLTDGSQIAARKIVVSAGLSPWQLCFDLVGKEYLDEITAKRIELLEANFGCLMWYVFALHDAPRYKAEAFNPDIHDCLWLGLQPDPDPIHIARECMYEKLLEWPPLEDYCPTVTCHSLVDPSFAPPGKHVAQTEQLAPPVTRYSEKEWLEIKKRYANELISVWQQYAPNMTWDNVIGVDTNSPYDNLRMKNLGPNGTMAGIDHPVYQMQANRPTPELANHRTPVKNLYATGGCWHVGSNAGSAESYNCYKIIANDLGLGKPWEEKGKEEPDSLLQKLWEVRKKVQQSAKK